A genomic segment from Oncorhynchus keta strain PuntledgeMale-10-30-2019 chromosome 7, Oket_V2, whole genome shotgun sequence encodes:
- the LOC118385850 gene encoding collagen alpha-2(I) chain-like, with protein MPKQYAFILHLFIGCTVIVTEATPSFRSGKKNIWLVPKCKTFLSPPPPPPPFPPSTRTSALLVDITEYLRGPKGEKGCKGPKGQMGRRGQKGEEGTHGSPGVIGIIGQKGKKGDRGWRGLFGDIGRPGTHEGPQGRTGSKGEKGLKGDPGQKGGKGSTGKPGLHGQKGDRGLKAYTGLRGLDGPRGSTGHRGTMGIKGHCGPHGLTGYHGVVGKQGTTGKTGAPGEVYVIQGHRGEKGHKGPSAFCNCSSANSFMPIPGTGKYNADKAVSVSV; from the exons ATGCCAAAGCAATATGCTTTTATACTCCATCTTTTCATTGGCTGTACTGTCATAGTCACAGAAGCTACACCATCCTTCCGATCAG GTAAGAAGAATATCTGGTTGGTTCCGAAATGCAAAACatttctgtctcctcctccacctcctcctccgttTCCTCCATCGACACGGACATCTGCCCTACTG GTTGATATAACGGAATATCTCAGGGGACCAAAGGGTGAAAAG GGCTGCAAAGGACCAAAGGGTCAGATG GGTCGACGCGGTCAAAAGGGAGAAGAGGGAACCCATGGTTCCCCTGGTGTGATAGGAATCATAGGCCAAAAG GGAAAGAAGGGGGATAGAGGCTGGCGTGGTTTATTCGGTGACATTGGCAGACCTGGAACACATGAG GGTCCTCAAGGACGCACTGGTTCAAAA GGCGAGAAGGGACTGAAAGGTGACCCGGGACAAAAAGGTGGAAAG GGTTCCACTGGAAAACCTGGTCTCCATGGACAGAAG GGTGACCGAGGACTAAAAGCATACACTGGATTACGAGGACTGGATGGACCTAGGGGAAGCACCGGGCATAGAGGGACAATG GGAATAAAAGGTCATTGTGGACCGCATGGGTTAACTGGATATCATGGAGTTGTGGGCAAACAGGGCACAACAGGAAAAACTGGTGCTCCAGGGGAAG TATATGTTATTCAAGGACACAGAGGGGAGAAAGGCCATAAAGGACCTTCTGCCTTTTGTAATTGTTCTTCAGCAAATTCCTTCATGCCAATCCCTGGCACTGGAAAATATAATGCTGATAAGGCAGTATCTGTAAGTGTATAA